In a single window of the Neoarius graeffei isolate fNeoGra1 chromosome 28, fNeoGra1.pri, whole genome shotgun sequence genome:
- the LOC132875577 gene encoding zinc finger protein 862-like gives MLGHLKMSSRGTKRKKAKECPGQKKMTSFFGHKADKDVSNSEVATIERSVHADRSGSTLKDASTERFDGGAESATNEDQVSCSDESTECSMEKQNEKRAKFLEKFKPKKKNSGHLVGYQEAWEKGYPWLYPVNNKTGMMCRICKRHNQRQQNGEYIWSKIPCTSLRVDKARNHAKSKQHRTAQATENARIAAEMNGGIGQAMANTVSLNQEAVKAALKVVYHLAKKEIPHHTNFKDLVKFATTELGCEVFNRLNVGGNATYTSSKVVDEFLSVLGTQLEEDQLTTIRGSPFLGLMCDETVDISTTNELVLYCRCINGDGKFQANFLKVVALKDGKADTVKAALSHYMEENDLSIQKVAGFGSDGAACMIGNRSGVATQLKEDNAKIVSIHCIAHRLALAVGQAGNKVKYIGNVFKPNLMSLYLYYNGSAVRSEGLKEIQNILQDMELKLNQAKDVRWLSHDAATKALYRSLRSVLVHLHQETGKGVAMAKALWSWLHAYKTIATLYLLCDVLPHLSALSKCFQQKKLDLTEIHKAVETKKQVMQLARDQPLEGGRLADLDVDLGPGGRLDGLDILVSDRQREEFAHVRSAFIDNLVENLEERFPQMELLAAFGVLDPGCLPDSMTGEYGWAEMDKLSTFYSDGHSPIDREELRDEWIAFRQHLGSYRQKSPKDMCQVLSANPTLACQYPNIASLYVRMVVIPVHTADCERAFSTLKRVKTRLRSTLTNTNLNHLLRIRIEGPAIDSFDFDKALMRWGSLRNRRLLL, from the exons atgcttgggcatttaaagatgtcatcccgcggcacaaaACGGAAGAAAGCTAAAgaatgtccggggcagaagaagatgacTTCTTTTTTCGGTCACAAAGCAGATAAAGATGTTTCCAATAGCGAGGTCGCGACAATCGAGAGATCGGTCCATGCCGACAGGTCCGGGTCCACATTGAAGGACGCGTCAACCGAGCGCTTTGACGGCGGCGCAGAATCAGCGACGAATGAAGACCAGGTGTCTTGTTCGGATGAAAGCACCGAGTGTTCAATGGAGAAGCAAAATGAGAAAAGGGCCAAGTTCCTGGAAAAGTTCAA GCCCAAGAAAAAGAACTCAGGACATCTGGTTGGATACCAGGAGGCATGGGAGAAGGGATACCCCTGGCTTTATCCTGTCAACAATAAAACAGGGATGATGTGCCGCATTTGTAAGCGGCACAACCAGCGCCAACAAAATGGGGAATATATCTGGAGCAAGATTCCCTGCACCAGCTTGCGGGTTGACAAGGCGCGGAATCATGCAAAATCCAAACAACATCGAACGGCGCAGGCGACAGAAAACGCCCGCATTGCCGCAGAGATGAATGGAGGCATTGGCCAAGCCATGGCAAACACT GTTTCCTTGAATCAAGAAGCCGTGAAGGCGGCACTGAAGGTGGTCTATCACCTAGCAAAAAAGGAAATACCTCACCACACCAATTTCAAGGACTTGGTGAAGTTTGCGACCACCGAGTTAG GTTGTGAGGTGTTCAACCGGCTGAATGTTGGTGGAAATGCCACATACACCAGCAGCAAAGTTGTAGATGAATTCTTGAGTGTCCTTGGCACTCAGTTGGAGGAGGACCAGCTGACCACCATCAGAGGCAGCCCATTCCTGGGACTGATGTGCGACGAAACGGTGGACATCTCGACAACCAATGAGCTGGTCCTATACTGCAG GTGTATCAATGGTGATGGCAAGTTTCAAGCCAACTTTCTGAAGGTTGTGGCGTTAAAAGATGGAAAGGCCGACACTGTCAAAGCTGCCCTCAGTCACTACATGGAGGAAAATGATCTGTCCATCCAGAAGGTGGCTGGTTTTGGCTCAGATGGAGCAGCATGTATGATAG GAAATCGAAGTGGTGTTGCCACACAGCTTAAGGAGGACAATGCAAAGATAGTAAGTATCCACTGCATTGCACACAGACTGGCCCTTGCCGTCGGACAAGCTGGTAACAAGGTGAAATACATTGGCAACGTCTTCAAGCCGAACCTCATGAGCCTGTACCTCTACTACAACGGCAGTGCAGTTCGATCGGAAGGCCTGAAAGAGATACAG AACATCCTCCAGGACATGGAGTTGAAGTTGAACCAAGCAAAGGACGTGAGGTGGCTGTCCCATGATGCTGCGACAAAAGCCCTTTATAGATCACTGCGTAGCGTTCTGGTACATCTCCATCAGGAGACAGGTAAGGGGGTTGCTATGGCCAAAGCTCTCTGGAGCTGGCTACATGCGTACAAGACCATAGCAACCCTCTACCTGCTGTGTGATGTTCTTCCTCATCTGTCAGCCCTCAGCAAGTGTTTCCAGCAAAAAAAGCTTGACCTGACAGAAATCCACAAGGCAGTGGAGACAAAAAAGCAAGTGATGCAGCTGGCCAGGGATCAGCCACTTGAAGGTGGACGGCTGGCCGACCTGGATGTGGACCTGGGCCCAGGGGGACGGCTGGATGGTCTAGACATCCTAGTCTCTGACCGGCAGCGGGAGGAATTTGCACATGTTCGAAGTGCTTTCATCGACAATCTTGTAGAGAACCTGGAGGAGCGGTTCCCCCAAATGGAACTCCTGGCAGCATTTGGTGTGCTGGACCCTGGCTGCCTACCAGACTCCATGACTGGAGAGTACGGATGGGCGGAGATGGACAAGCTGTCCACCTTCTACTCAGATGGCCATTCCCCCATTGACAGGGAAGAACTTCGGGATGAATGGATTGCCTTCAGACAGCACCTGGGCAGTTACCGTCAGAAGTCACCAAAGGACATGTGCCAGGTGCTATCTGCCAACCCAACACTAGCCTGCCAATATCCAAACATAGCCTCCCTCTATGTCAGAATGGTGGTTATCCCTGTGCATACAGCTGACTGTGAGAGGGCCTTCTCCACTCTCAAAAGGGTAAAAACAAGGCTGAGGTCCACACTGACAAACACCAACCTTAACCATCTCCTCCGGATCAGGATTGAGGGGCCTGCCATCGACAGCTTTGACTTTGACAAGGCATTGATGCGTTGGGGCAGCCTAAGGAACAGGCGACTGTTGTTGTAA